Proteins from a genomic interval of Syngnathoides biaculeatus isolate LvHL_M chromosome 23, ASM1980259v1, whole genome shotgun sequence:
- the rdh14b gene encoding retinol dehydrogenase 14b, giving the protein MATAILIAAVVGGGVLLVLRRLFPRQNAVEMRRYPAGLMRGKTVIVTGANCGIGKALAGELLKLQARVIMACRDLRSATEAARDLRGQSGTELGVVVIKHLDLASLTSVRKFCQEIQKEEPKIDVLVNNAGVYQCPYAKTEDGFEMQLGVNHLGHFLLTHLLLDLLKSSAPSRVVVVSSKLYKYGHVNFDDLNSERNYNKAFCYSQSKLANLLFTLELARRLEGSGVTVNALTPGIVRTRLGRHVRVPVPAKPLFYLASLLFFKSPLEGAQTPLYLACSPEVEGVSGKCFANCEEEELLAKATDGQAAQRLWEVSRKLVGLKD; this is encoded by the exons ATGGCCACCGCGATCCTCATCGCCGCGGTCGTCGGTGGCGGGGTCCTGCTCGTCTTGCGCCGCTTGTTCCCCCGACAGAACGCCGTCGAGATGCGCCGTTACCCTGCTGGCCTGATGCGAGGAAAGACGGTGATCGTGACCGGAGCTAACTGCGGCATCGGGAAGGCCCTAGCCGGGGAACTGCTGAAACTCCAGGCCCGGGTCATCATGGCCTGCCGGGACCTGCGGAGTGCCACCGAGGCGGCCCGGGACCTCCGGGGACAGTCGGGAACAGAGCTCGGGGTGGTGGTCATCAAGCATTTGGACCTGGCGTCGCTTACATCGGTTCGTAAATTTTGTCAAGAGATTCAAAAG GAAGAGCCCAAGATTGACGTCCTCGTCAACAACGCCGGCGTCTACCAGTGCCCCTACGCCAAGACGGAGGACGGTTTCGAAATGCAGCTCGGTGTCAACCACCTGGGCCACTTCCTGCTCACCCACCTGCTGCTGGACCTCCTCAAGAGCTCCGCGCCCAGCCGCGTGGTCGTGGTCTCGTCCAAACTGTACAAGTACGGCCACGTCAACTTTGACGACCTGAACAGCGAGCGTAACTACAACAAGGCGTTCTGCTACAGTCAGAGTAAGCTAGCCAACCTGTTGTTCACCCTCGAACTGGCCCGCCGGCTGGAGGGCTCGGGAGTGACGGTCAACGCGCTCACGCCCGGCATCGTGAGGACCAGGCTGGGCAGGCACGTCCGCGTTCCCGTCCCGGCCAAGCCGCTCTTCTACCTGGCGTCGCTGCTCTTCTTCAAGAGCCCGCTGGAGGGGGCCCAAACCCCTCTCTACCTGGCTTGTTCCCCGGAGGTGGAGGGCGTGTCGGGGAAATGCTTCGCTAACTGCGAAGAAGAGGAGCTGCTAGCGAAGGCTACGGACGGACAGGCGGCCCAGAGGCTGTGGGAGGTGAGCAGGAAGTTGGTCGGACTGAAGGactga